A single window of Zea mays cultivar B73 chromosome 10, Zm-B73-REFERENCE-NAM-5.0, whole genome shotgun sequence DNA harbors:
- the LOC100304274 gene encoding uncharacterized protein LOC100304274 precursor, translated as MAARARTHGPLFSLLPLLLAVLTVGNSSSSRCPGVPSMTAQQACGAVAGTRRMLELCLRTLRGGAPLPVTRHAAVAVRGALDAYAATVAAATSLLDGGAVPADGERAAFGSCMVGYGSARVAMARVAADLAAAGCDGGGARAAELEAGYTAGLRGMDACTGGMLSYPASPLYARNLADRNVTLLAALLCSLVPAPLA; from the coding sequence ATGGCCGCCAGAGCAAGAACCCACGGCCCTCTCTTctccctcctccccctcctcctcgcgGTACTCACCGTCGGTAATAGCAGCAGCAGCCGGTGCCCCGGCGTGCCGTCCATGACGGCGCAGCAGGCGTGCGGCGCGGTGGCCGGGACGCGGCGCATGCTGGAGCTCTGCCTCCGCACCCTCCGCGGCGGCGCGCCGCTGCCGGTGACCCGGCACGCGGCGGTGGCCGTGCGCGGCGCGCTCGACGCGTACGCGGCCACGGTGGCCGCTGCGACGTCGCTGCTGGACGGCGGCGCGGTGCCGGCCGACGGCGAGAGGGCCGCGTTCGGCAGCTGCATGGTGGGCTACGGCAGCGCCCGCGTCGCCATGGCGCGCGTCGCCGCCGACCTCGCCGCCGCCGGctgcgacggcggcggcgcccggGCCGCGGAGCTCGAGGCGGGGTACACGGCCGGGCTCCGTGGCATGGATGCGTGCACCGGGGGCATGCTCAGCTACCCGGCGTCGCCCTTGTACGCCAGGAACCTCGCCGACCGCAACGTGACCTTGCTCGCCGCGTTGCTCTGCAGCCTCGTGCCTGCGCCGCTGGCTTGA